A region of Flavobacterium album DNA encodes the following proteins:
- a CDS encoding Glu/Leu/Phe/Val dehydrogenase dimerization domain-containing protein, producing MKDLLSKFENKQPEIIFNWKDTETEAEGWTVINSLRGGAAGGGTRMRKGLDMNEVLSLAKTMEVKFSVSGPAIGGAKSGINFDPNDPRKKGVLQRWYKAVSPLLKSYYGTGGDLNVDEIHEVIPMTEECGVWHPQEGVFNGHFKPSEADKINRIGQLRQGVVKVIENPAFSPDVNRKYTVADMITGYGVAEAVRHFYNIYGGDVKGKKAIVQGFGNVGSAAAFYLAEMGAKVVGIIDRDGGLINKEGFTFEEIKQLFLNKDGNKLVADNMIPFEQINAEIWNIGAEIFTPCAASRLVTKEQIDSMIASGLEVISCGANVPFADKEIFFGPIMETTDSKVSLIPDFISNCGMARVFAYFMEKKVSMTDDAIFNDASTIIGNAIQKVHAQNSSKTGISATAFEIALKQLV from the coding sequence ATGAAAGATTTACTAAGTAAATTCGAAAATAAACAACCTGAAATAATATTCAACTGGAAAGATACCGAAACCGAGGCTGAAGGCTGGACAGTGATCAATTCACTTCGCGGTGGCGCTGCCGGCGGTGGTACCAGGATGCGCAAAGGCCTTGACATGAACGAGGTGCTTTCGCTGGCCAAAACCATGGAAGTAAAATTTTCGGTTTCCGGCCCTGCAATAGGGGGCGCAAAATCGGGAATTAACTTTGACCCGAACGACCCACGCAAAAAAGGCGTGCTGCAAAGATGGTACAAAGCCGTATCCCCATTACTGAAAAGCTATTACGGAACCGGCGGCGACCTTAATGTAGACGAGATACACGAGGTGATACCAATGACAGAGGAGTGTGGCGTATGGCATCCGCAGGAAGGTGTTTTCAACGGGCATTTTAAGCCAAGCGAAGCGGACAAGATAAACAGGATAGGCCAGCTGCGCCAGGGTGTTGTGAAGGTTATCGAGAACCCTGCCTTCTCCCCTGACGTGAACAGGAAATATACGGTGGCAGACATGATTACCGGATATGGCGTTGCTGAGGCAGTACGTCATTTTTACAACATTTACGGAGGTGACGTTAAAGGCAAAAAAGCCATTGTACAGGGCTTTGGTAACGTAGGTTCTGCGGCGGCATTCTACCTTGCTGAGATGGGCGCTAAAGTAGTGGGCATCATCGACCGTGACGGCGGGCTTATCAATAAAGAAGGCTTTACTTTTGAAGAGATCAAGCAACTGTTCCTTAATAAGGACGGCAACAAACTTGTGGCTGACAATATGATCCCGTTTGAGCAGATCAATGCGGAAATATGGAATATAGGCGCGGAAATATTTACGCCATGTGCCGCTTCGAGATTGGTTACCAAAGAGCAGATAGACAGCATGATCGCTTCGGGCCTTGAGGTGATATCTTGTGGCGCCAACGTGCCTTTTGCCGATAAAGAAATATTCTTCGGCCCGATCATGGAAACTACCGACAGCAAAGTAAGCCTTATCCCTGATTTCATTTCAAACTGCGGTATGGCAAGGGTATTTGCTTATTTCATGGAGAAAAAAGTAAGCATGACCGATGATGCGATATTCAATGACGCGTCAACAATAATCGGCAATGCGATACAAAAAGTACATGCACAAAACAGCAGCAAAACAGGCATTAGTGCTACGGCATTTGAAATTGCCTTAAAGCAACTGGTGTAA
- a CDS encoding response regulator: MREDLNILIVDDHPMTVNGYINVLSDEDFEGYNLIFTKALDCEQAYNLITNAQSTGHPFNIAYLDLSLPPYADKNIFSGLDLGILIRDILPDCVIIILTMHSEASLIDRLIKEINPQGILCKSDIDIDEFLNAFKIIFSGNTYLSSKIVKSLKDKVFDNYNLDSYDKQILMRLTEGIQTANIPNYIPLSLSDIEERKARMKNMLLQGRGGDDHELIEAIKKMGIL; this comes from the coding sequence ATGCGCGAGGATTTGAATATTTTAATTGTCGATGACCACCCCATGACAGTTAACGGATATATAAATGTATTATCCGATGAAGATTTTGAAGGTTATAATCTGATTTTTACAAAAGCACTGGATTGTGAGCAGGCCTACAACTTAATTACCAATGCCCAAAGTACCGGACACCCTTTCAATATTGCCTATCTCGACCTGAGCCTTCCTCCGTATGCTGATAAGAATATTTTTTCCGGGCTTGACCTTGGCATCCTTATAAGGGACATTTTGCCGGACTGTGTCATAATAATACTTACGATGCATAGTGAAGCATCGTTGATAGACAGGCTTATAAAAGAAATAAACCCACAGGGGATCCTTTGCAAAAGCGATATAGACATTGATGAGTTTCTCAATGCATTCAAGATCATTTTTTCCGGAAATACCTACCTGAGCAGCAAAATAGTAAAATCGCTGAAAGATAAAGTATTTGATAATTATAACCTGGACAGCTACGACAAGCAGATACTTATGCGCCTCACCGAAGGGATACAAACAGCCAATATCCCTAATTATATTCCGCTCTCCCTGAGCGATATTGAAGAAAGGAAAGCACGCATGAAAAACATGTTGCTTCAGGGCAGGGGAGGAGATGACCACGAACTTATTGAGGCCATAAAGAAAATGGGTATACTTTAA
- a CDS encoding tetratricopeptide repeat-containing sensor histidine kinase gives MNKYLLYILIPALCLTFFSCEKSSGGKSKSQNTIEKLFDEGENTNTDQKVRESRIDSAYTLFSNNDNDSITRFFYRRATVAYYDLNKYDKSLRTSHKVYDMGTEAKDSVTMAKASYFSGLSHSEKGNNDSAFYYYGQAERLFLDINDSSLLGEIGLYKAYIYYNIGEYVQCESQAIKALRLLEAKNSTIDIYKCNNLIGSALLGEGNFTEAIKYYRAALGLLENLRKEGYPDNIISNYKAYCYNNMGRVYIKQKDYDDAIRIYEEAFPEIDQRIIEPALYAMMINNLAYVRFKSGNNAGLPDMFYRSLHIRDSIGDRSGVVASNLSLGEYFASRRDTARAIMYLKFAYDGARKIKSTDDILTTTKMLSDIDRKDGPFYADQYIQVSEALQETAKANRGKFARIEYETDKLQNEKEALDRKNNYIMGASVIVLLFVAAIFIIYYLNSRNKELLLIQEQQKASEEIYQLMFEQQSNIESARTEEKTRIAMELHDGILNNIYAVRLNLEFINKKADEESVIKRKEYIKELQNVESEIRAVSHDLSRNDIFNQGQDFGTILKFMITSQKNNFNTGFDAEIDPTIDWDAMNNTFKINIYRIVQEALQNINKYSQAENAGVEIMQQGNNLNILVTDDGIGFEPEKAKGGIGLRNLRKRADSLKGILNITSQPGKGASIEVIFPLV, from the coding sequence TTGAATAAGTACCTATTATATATACTTATCCCGGCTCTCTGCCTCACCTTTTTTTCCTGCGAAAAATCTTCGGGGGGTAAAAGCAAATCCCAAAATACGATTGAAAAGCTTTTTGATGAGGGCGAGAATACCAATACCGACCAAAAAGTAAGAGAATCCAGAATTGATTCTGCCTACACCTTATTTTCCAACAATGACAACGATTCTATAACGCGGTTTTTCTACCGCAGGGCAACCGTTGCTTACTACGACCTTAATAAATATGACAAGTCCCTGCGGACAAGCCATAAAGTATACGACATGGGCACCGAGGCAAAAGATTCGGTAACCATGGCCAAAGCCTCTTACTTTTCGGGTCTATCCCATTCGGAAAAAGGGAACAATGACAGCGCCTTTTATTATTACGGGCAGGCAGAAAGGCTTTTTCTTGATATTAATGACTCCAGCCTTTTAGGGGAGATAGGATTATATAAAGCCTACATTTATTATAACATAGGGGAATATGTGCAGTGCGAAAGCCAGGCTATCAAAGCCCTGCGATTGCTGGAGGCAAAAAACAGCACTATAGATATCTATAAATGCAACAACCTCATAGGGAGTGCGCTGTTAGGCGAAGGCAATTTTACGGAAGCTATCAAATATTACCGGGCAGCTTTGGGATTGCTTGAAAACCTCAGGAAAGAAGGTTACCCTGACAATATTATATCCAACTACAAAGCATACTGTTACAATAATATGGGCCGGGTATATATAAAGCAGAAAGATTACGATGACGCCATCCGCATCTACGAAGAGGCTTTTCCTGAAATTGACCAACGAATCATAGAGCCTGCGCTTTATGCCATGATGATAAATAACCTGGCGTATGTAAGATTCAAATCCGGGAACAATGCCGGCCTTCCTGATATGTTCTACCGCTCATTGCACATAAGGGACAGTATCGGGGACCGTTCGGGCGTTGTGGCCAGCAACCTGAGCCTGGGGGAATACTTTGCGAGCCGCCGCGATACTGCCCGTGCGATAATGTACCTGAAATTTGCTTATGATGGTGCCCGCAAAATAAAAAGTACCGACGATATACTTACCACCACTAAAATGTTATCGGATATTGACCGTAAAGACGGCCCTTTTTATGCCGACCAATATATCCAGGTGAGCGAGGCATTGCAGGAAACCGCTAAAGCCAACAGGGGTAAGTTTGCCAGGATAGAATATGAAACCGACAAGCTACAGAACGAGAAAGAGGCCCTCGACCGGAAAAACAACTATATAATGGGTGCATCGGTAATTGTATTGCTGTTCGTCGCGGCCATATTCATAATATATTACCTGAATTCCCGGAACAAGGAACTTTTGCTTATACAGGAACAGCAAAAAGCAAGCGAGGAAATTTACCAGCTTATGTTTGAGCAGCAGTCCAATATCGAATCGGCCCGTACCGAAGAAAAAACGCGTATCGCCATGGAACTCCACGACGGCATACTCAACAACATCTATGCTGTCCGGCTAAACCTTGAGTTCATCAATAAAAAGGCCGATGAAGAATCTGTAATAAAGCGAAAGGAATACATTAAGGAACTGCAGAACGTGGAAAGTGAGATACGCGCTGTATCGCACGACCTTAGCCGCAATGATATCTTTAACCAGGGACAGGATTTTGGCACCATATTGAAATTCATGATAACCTCCCAGAAGAATAACTTCAATACGGGCTTCGATGCGGAGATTGACCCTACAATAGACTGGGATGCCATGAACAACACCTTTAAGATAAATATTTACAGGATCGTGCAGGAGGCATTGCAAAACATCAATAAATATTCGCAGGCCGAAAATGCCGGCGTAGAGATAATGCAGCAGGGCAACAACCTGAACATACTCGTTACAGATGACGGCATAGGGTTCGAACCTGAAAAAGCGAAAGGCGGTATCGGGCTGCGCAACCTGCGTAAACGGGCCGACTCGCTGAAGGGCATACTGAACATCACCTCGCAGCCTGGCAAAGGCGCATCCATTGAAGTAATATTCCCGTTAGTATAA
- a CDS encoding acyl-CoA dehydrogenase produces MDFKLTEEHLMIQKAARDFAQAELLPGVIERDEKQMFPTEQIKKMGELGFLGMMVDPKYGGSGLDTISYVLAMEEISKVDASASVVMSVNNSLVCWGLQTFGSEEQKQKYLTRLATGEIIGAFCLSEPEAGSDATSQKTTAIDMGDHYLLNGTKNWITNGSTADVYLVIAQTDADKRHKGINALIVEKGMPGFEIGPKEQKLGIRGSDTHSLMFTDVKVPKENRIGEDGFGFKFAMKTLSGGRIGIASQALGIAAGAYELALKYSKERKAFGTEICNHQAIAFKLADMAVQIEAARHLCMKAAWDKDNGQNYDLSGAMAKLYASQVAMDTAVEAVQIHGGNGYVKEYHVERFMRDAKITQIYEGTSEIQKIVISRAIISQ; encoded by the coding sequence ATGGATTTTAAACTTACTGAAGAGCACCTGATGATCCAGAAAGCGGCACGTGATTTTGCACAGGCCGAATTGCTCCCGGGCGTTATAGAAAGAGACGAAAAACAAATGTTCCCAACGGAGCAGATCAAAAAAATGGGAGAGCTGGGCTTTCTCGGCATGATGGTCGATCCTAAGTACGGCGGGAGCGGGCTTGATACCATTTCTTATGTGCTGGCCATGGAAGAGATCTCTAAAGTAGATGCATCGGCATCAGTGGTTATGTCTGTAAATAACTCGCTTGTATGCTGGGGCCTCCAGACTTTTGGAAGCGAGGAGCAGAAGCAAAAATACCTTACCCGCCTGGCAACCGGCGAAATCATAGGCGCTTTTTGCCTTAGCGAACCGGAAGCGGGCAGCGACGCAACATCACAAAAAACCACGGCTATAGATATGGGCGACCATTATCTGCTGAACGGTACCAAAAACTGGATAACCAATGGAAGCACAGCCGATGTATATCTTGTTATAGCGCAGACTGATGCAGATAAAAGGCACAAAGGCATCAATGCGCTTATCGTAGAAAAAGGCATGCCGGGCTTTGAAATAGGGCCTAAAGAGCAAAAGCTGGGCATCCGCGGAAGCGACACGCATTCTCTCATGTTCACCGATGTAAAAGTACCTAAGGAAAACAGGATAGGCGAAGATGGCTTTGGGTTTAAGTTTGCCATGAAAACGCTTTCGGGCGGCAGGATAGGCATTGCATCCCAGGCGTTGGGTATAGCAGCGGGTGCTTACGAGCTGGCGCTTAAGTATTCTAAAGAACGCAAAGCATTCGGGACAGAGATATGCAACCACCAGGCTATCGCCTTCAAGCTTGCCGATATGGCCGTACAGATTGAAGCGGCACGCCACCTTTGCATGAAAGCGGCCTGGGATAAAGACAACGGCCAGAATTATGACCTTAGCGGCGCCATGGCGAAGCTATATGCCTCACAGGTAGCTATGGATACTGCTGTTGAAGCCGTACAGATACATGGCGGTAACGGCTACGTAAAAGAATATCACGTAGAGAGGTTTATGCGCGATGCCAAGATCACCCAGATCTATGAAGGGACATCGGAAATACAGAAGATCGTCATTTCGAGAGCAATTATCTCACAATAA
- a CDS encoding bifunctional folylpolyglutamate synthase/dihydrofolate synthase yields the protein MDYKETVEWMFGRLPMYQMQGASAYKKDLTNTLLLADHLGNPEKKITAIHVAGTNGKGSTSNMLASILQEAGYKTGLYTSPHLKDFRERIKINGQDIPESFVIGFIERNKPFFEEQELSFFEMTVGLAFDYFVAEQVDIAVIEVGMGGRLDSTNIITPLVSVITNIGMDHMQFLGNTLQEIAMEKAGIIKPGIPVVIGEYTPETRPVFLAKAKACSSPVFFASDEVTGDYPSDLVGDYQNYNKKTVLKTIEILQERFPVTQKNISEGLLHVSKNTGFAGRWQQVHTNPTAIADTAHNSHGLKIVMAQLQKQKFGALHIVLGVVNDKDLADILPLFPKNATYYFCKPIVPRGLDAKLLQGAATGYGLNGNVYNSVTSAYEDALANASANDFIYIGGSTFVVAEIL from the coding sequence ATGGACTATAAAGAAACCGTTGAATGGATGTTTGGCCGCCTGCCCATGTACCAGATGCAGGGCGCTTCGGCCTATAAAAAAGACCTTACCAACACCCTGCTGCTGGCAGATCATCTTGGCAACCCGGAAAAGAAGATTACGGCCATACACGTGGCGGGAACCAATGGCAAAGGCTCCACATCGAACATGCTGGCCTCCATACTACAGGAAGCAGGCTACAAGACCGGCCTGTATACCTCGCCGCACCTGAAGGATTTCAGGGAACGGATTAAGATCAACGGTCAGGACATACCGGAGAGCTTTGTAATTGGTTTTATAGAAAGGAACAAGCCTTTTTTTGAAGAGCAGGAACTCAGCTTTTTTGAGATGACCGTAGGCCTTGCCTTCGATTATTTCGTGGCGGAACAGGTAGACATAGCAGTGATTGAAGTAGGCATGGGCGGCAGGCTCGATTCTACCAACATCATTACGCCGCTGGTATCTGTTATTACCAACATCGGAATGGACCATATGCAATTCCTTGGGAATACATTACAGGAGATTGCGATGGAAAAAGCAGGGATCATCAAGCCCGGCATACCGGTAGTCATTGGTGAGTATACACCTGAGACCAGGCCTGTATTTTTAGCGAAAGCGAAGGCGTGCTCCTCCCCTGTCTTCTTTGCTTCAGATGAAGTAACCGGCGACTATCCGTCCGACCTTGTTGGCGATTACCAAAATTACAACAAAAAAACGGTTCTAAAAACCATTGAAATACTACAGGAGCGATTCCCGGTAACACAAAAAAACATCAGCGAAGGCTTGCTTCATGTGTCAAAAAATACAGGATTCGCAGGCAGGTGGCAGCAGGTGCATACTAATCCTACAGCCATAGCCGATACTGCCCATAACAGCCACGGCCTTAAGATCGTGATGGCACAGCTTCAAAAGCAAAAATTCGGTGCCCTGCACATCGTTCTTGGTGTGGTGAATGACAAAGACCTGGCCGATATCCTCCCGCTATTCCCGAAAAATGCCACCTATTATTTTTGTAAGCCCATTGTACCCCGCGGACTCGACGCAAAACTTTTGCAGGGAGCGGCAACAGGCTACGGACTGAATGGCAATGTATATAATTCGGTTACAAGCGCTTATGAGGATGCGCTGGCAAATGCATCTGCAAACGACTTCATTTACATTGGCGGGAGCACTTTTGTAGTAGCAGAAATTTTATGA
- a CDS encoding LytR/AlgR family response regulator transcription factor — MQYSYLIVDDNATHAQEALRQLEGFPEYFCVGVATNRNDAVNKILELQPQIVFIEISPASKKSDLSLSIITELHQFIDILPYFIVNTATPKHAFEAIRAGVSDYLLKPLSQFELRKSLLKFQKTNPAAANNTICIKSYGDYQFISLNEIVYLKADNNTTDFHLQNGKKVTAYKTLKHYEASLPFFFFRVHNSYIVNSNYITRINTGKSLCYLNNSDLSISFSKTFKDNIDTIIRKIAPEYL, encoded by the coding sequence GTGCAGTATTCGTACCTCATAGTTGATGACAATGCAACCCATGCACAGGAAGCCCTTAGACAGCTCGAAGGATTTCCTGAATATTTCTGTGTGGGTGTGGCAACTAACAGGAATGATGCCGTGAATAAAATCCTGGAACTGCAGCCCCAAATAGTATTTATTGAAATAAGCCCGGCAAGCAAAAAAAGTGATCTTTCGTTATCTATCATTACAGAGCTGCACCAGTTTATCGATATTCTTCCTTACTTTATAGTAAACACTGCCACGCCAAAACATGCTTTTGAAGCTATAAGGGCAGGCGTATCGGATTACCTGCTTAAGCCGCTCAGCCAGTTCGAGCTCAGGAAAAGCCTGCTTAAGTTCCAAAAAACAAATCCGGCAGCAGCCAATAACACGATTTGTATAAAATCGTATGGGGATTACCAGTTCATATCACTGAACGAGATCGTGTACCTGAAGGCCGACAATAATACTACCGACTTCCATTTACAGAATGGCAAAAAGGTCACAGCCTACAAAACGCTCAAGCATTATGAAGCGAGCCTGCCGTTTTTCTTCTTCAGGGTGCACAACAGTTATATAGTTAACAGCAACTATATCACCAGGATAAACACCGGAAAGTCTTTGTGCTACCTCAATAATAGCGACTTGTCCATTTCTTTCTCCAAGACTTTTAAGGATAATATAGATACCATTATCCGTAAGATCGCACCCGAGTATTTATAA
- a CDS encoding anhydro-N-acetylmuramic acid kinase, which yields MEEENYNVIAVMSGTSLDGADLAHVSLAYKDAKWAFKIAETATVPYTDEWVQTLKAAVEFTHEQLEHLNKEYTTLLAGIINGFIREHGLANIDAICSHGHTIQHRPQDGYTLQIGNLPEIATLTGHKVICDFRVQDVELGGQGAPLVPIGDRLLFGQYRYCLNLGGFSNISFEEGQDRIAFDICPVNTVLNFYANRLGFDYDDGGSLASNGNCIPGLLEALNSLQFYSLPYPKSLGFEFVKEMVLPLMEKYDTAPEDKLRTFTEHIAFQIAEVIKQKGDKGELLVTGGGAYNTLLINRMKALLPDTLIYIPDDTTIQFKEALIFALLGVLKLRNEDNVLSSVTGAEKDHSSGRIYLP from the coding sequence ATGGAAGAAGAAAACTATAACGTTATAGCTGTAATGTCGGGAACTTCGCTCGACGGGGCGGATCTTGCCCATGTTTCACTGGCATATAAAGACGCAAAATGGGCTTTTAAAATTGCCGAAACCGCAACTGTACCGTATACGGATGAATGGGTCCAAACGCTAAAAGCTGCCGTAGAATTTACTCATGAGCAGCTGGAGCACCTTAATAAAGAATACACCACATTATTAGCAGGCATCATTAACGGCTTTATCAGGGAGCACGGCCTGGCAAATATAGATGCCATATGTTCGCACGGACATACCATACAGCACCGTCCGCAGGATGGCTACACACTACAGATAGGTAACCTTCCGGAAATTGCCACACTTACAGGACACAAAGTAATATGCGATTTCAGGGTACAGGATGTGGAACTGGGCGGGCAGGGTGCACCGTTAGTACCTATAGGCGACAGGCTGTTGTTTGGCCAATACAGGTATTGCCTTAACCTTGGCGGGTTTTCCAACATCTCTTTTGAAGAAGGACAGGACAGGATTGCCTTTGATATTTGCCCTGTTAATACGGTATTGAACTTTTATGCGAACAGGCTTGGATTTGATTATGACGATGGCGGCTCGCTGGCATCCAATGGCAATTGTATACCCGGACTTTTGGAAGCGCTGAACAGCCTGCAATTTTACAGCTTGCCTTATCCAAAATCGCTTGGTTTTGAATTTGTTAAGGAAATGGTGCTTCCGCTAATGGAAAAATATGATACAGCTCCGGAAGATAAGCTCCGGACCTTCACAGAGCACATCGCATTTCAGATAGCTGAAGTGATAAAACAAAAAGGAGATAAGGGGGAATTGCTGGTAACGGGCGGCGGCGCTTACAATACGCTCCTCATAAACCGAATGAAAGCTTTACTGCCGGATACACTTATATATATACCTGACGATACGACCATACAATTTAAGGAGGCGCTTATTTTTGCTCTGCTTGGAGTATTAAAACTAAGGAATGAGGACAATGTGCTTAGCAGTGTCACAGGCGCCGAAAAAGACCATAGCTCGGGCAGGATATACCTTCCTTAA